The following are encoded in a window of Flavobacterium sp. WC2421 genomic DNA:
- a CDS encoding YDG domain-containing protein — MKTFLRNSRFLIFVFLITNLFFASGVYSQTVSTDLLDYTPGSTAIITGSGFQAGETVTLLVEHAGEEPAGTDPQYHQPWTVVADGLGSFTSSWYVPTVAQGDALGATLLLTADGATSLLHAEWTFTDAQQTLSSISAGAQTGSLTSGTAGSVSFLMTAGLVNNGGKPKVTYSVTSGLPTGATAPSVVSPNGSSDATLTVTTTVATPTGSYTLNISGSDDNNPVNTRTTTATLVVGGKITPTVTPIVGSYVYNGSPQGPNSATNTGTGTSYTYSYVGVSPTTYPQSSIQPTNAGNYTVIATVGANGNYNSASSLATAFSISKATPTATLAVNNSPLTYDGTGKSATVSVSSSSVPGNVNSILTGGVATQTNASTYAVTASFMPTDSANYNSLTGLSAGNFVIGKAASVTTVTITGAPFTYTGSAIEPASVTVTGAGGLSLTPTANYATNIDAGVNTASASYTYAGDANHESSSDSKTFTIGKAASVTTVTITGAPFTYTGSAIEPASVTVTGAGGLSLTPTANYATNIDAGVNTASASYTYAGDANHESSSDSKTFTIGKAASVTTVTITGAPFTYTSSAIEPASVTVTGAGGLSLTPTANYATNIDAGVNTASASYTYAGDANHESSSDNKTFTIGKAASVTTVTITGAPFTYTGSAIEPASVTVTGAGGLSLTPTANYATNIDAGVNTASASYTYAGDANHESSSDNKTFTIGKAASVTTVTITGAPFTYTGSAIEPASVTVTGAGGLSLTPTANYATNIDAGVNTASASYTYAGDANHESSSDNKTFTIGKAASVTTVTITGAPFTYTGSAIEPASVTVTGAGGLSLTPTANYATNIDAGVNTASASYTYAGDANHESSSDNKTFTIGKAASVTTVTITGAPFTYTGSAIEPASVTVTGAGGLSLTPTANYATNIDAGVNTASASYTYAGDANHESSSDNKTFTIGKAASVTTVTITGAPFTYTGSAIEPASVTVTGAGGLSLTPTANYATNIDAGVNTASASYTYAGDANHESSSDNKTFTIGKAASVTTVTITGAPFTYTGSAIEPASVTVTGAGGLSLTPTANYATNIDAGVNTASASYTYAGDANHESSSDNKTFTIGKAASVTTVTITGAPFTYTGSAIEPASVTVTGAGGLSLTPTANYATNIDAGVNTASASYTYAGDANHESSSDNKTFTIGKAASVTTVTITGAPFTYTGSAIEPASVTVTGAGGLSLTPTANYATNIDAGVNTASASYTYAGDANHESSSDNKTFTIGKAASVTTVTITGAPFTYTGSAIEPASVTVTGAGGLSLTPTANYATNIDAGVNTASASYTYAGDANHESSSDNKTFTIGKAASVTTVTITGAPFTYTGSAIEPASVTVTGAGGLSLTPTANYATNIDAGVNTASASYTYAGDANHESSSDNKTFTIGKAASVTTVTITGAPFTYTGSAIEPASVTVTGAGGLSLTPTANYATNIDAGVNTASASYTYAGDANHESSSDNKTFTIGKAASVTTVTITGAPFTYTGSAIEPASVTVTGAGGLSLTPTANYATNIDAGVNTASASYTYAGDANHESSSDSKTFTIGKAASVTTVTITGAPFTYTGSAIEPASVTVTGAGGLSLTPTANYATNIDAGVNTASASYTYAGDANHESSSDSKTFTIGKAASVTTVTITGAPFTYTGSAIEPASVTVTGAGGLSLTPTANYATNIDAGVNTASASYTYAGDANHESSSDSKTFTIGKAASVTTVTITGAPFTYTSSAIEPASVTVTGAGGLSLTPTANYATNIDAGVNTASASYTYAGDANHESSSDNKTFTIGKAASVTTVTITGAPFTYTGSAIEPASVTVTGAGGLSLTPTANYATNIDAGVDTASASYTYAGDANHESSSDNKTFTIGKAASVTTVTITGAPFTYTGSAIEPASVTVTGAGGLSLTPTANYTNNIDAGVNTASASYTYAGDANHGSSSDSEAFTILRKVASVSPIVNTKVYGSIDPILSGNLVGFLSSDVVTASYSRTAGETVLGSPYIISAVLNPASVLSNYDITYNTASFVITTKALEGSFTASNKIYDGNNTATVTSRSLIGVLTTDLTNVSLEGGSGTFDTKHVGTDKTVTLIGATLSGPAKDNYNLISLNTTIANISKKEVTVTAITDTKEYDGYTSSLAVPTISGIISPDVIITIPLQVYDNKNVGTNKVMTASGLTISDGNGGLNYSINYINNTTGIITDTQKPIISCISNMELEVNSNLCTYTKQGTVWNATATDNYALSSVTYQLTGVTIGSGNSLDGVVFNKGETIVTWTATDTSGNSASCSFKVNITSSLSATTSINNKQLYFGLSTDQIATITTLPAGGTGPYTIKYELNRPMECNVNGGNETFTGEATKTNSSLNMNNICSATGIPSVTSTVISTGTYALTVKLMKDAIITATITDRFGCSFITTTQVWAEDVRCFAGKSGNAKVKICHKTNNSCNEICVDESAVAAHLAHGDFLGPCNAKCEAPIAHRPLVIGKQEIIDLAEFDVKAYPNPSNHQFTIAIQGTEEKVEIYVYDMLARMIKRIEKPNAQNVLLGEELPSGEYLLLIRQGSNQKAINVIKK, encoded by the coding sequence ATGAAAACATTTCTACGCAATTCCAGATTTTTGATTTTTGTTTTTTTAATTACCAATTTATTTTTTGCTAGTGGGGTTTATTCACAGACAGTATCAACTGATCTGCTTGATTATACACCAGGATCAACAGCTATTATTACTGGTTCTGGATTTCAGGCTGGTGAAACTGTTACACTATTAGTGGAGCATGCAGGTGAAGAACCTGCAGGAACAGATCCACAGTATCATCAGCCTTGGACAGTTGTCGCAGATGGTTTAGGTTCGTTTACTTCCTCATGGTATGTACCCACAGTTGCGCAAGGTGATGCTCTTGGAGCCACTTTACTTTTGACTGCGGATGGAGCGACATCTTTACTACATGCAGAGTGGACGTTTACAGATGCTCAACAAACTTTATCATCAATATCAGCTGGAGCTCAAACAGGTTCTCTTACCTCTGGAACTGCTGGTAGCGTTTCATTTTTAATGACTGCAGGATTAGTAAATAATGGAGGAAAACCTAAAGTCACTTATAGTGTAACAAGTGGTCTTCCAACAGGTGCCACTGCACCATCTGTTGTAAGCCCAAATGGGTCTTCAGATGCAACCTTGACAGTTACTACAACGGTAGCTACGCCCACGGGCTCCTACACCTTAAATATATCTGGTTCTGACGATAATAATCCTGTCAACACTAGAACGACAACCGCGACTTTGGTTGTGGGCGGAAAAATAACTCCAACCGTTACTCCAATAGTAGGATCTTATGTGTATAATGGTTCTCCTCAGGGGCCAAATTCGGCAACTAATACAGGAACAGGAACAAGTTATACCTACAGTTATGTTGGGGTAAGTCCAACTACATATCCACAAAGTTCAATACAACCAACAAATGCTGGAAATTACACGGTGATTGCAACAGTTGGAGCAAATGGGAATTACAATTCTGCTAGTTCTCTTGCTACTGCTTTTTCAATAAGCAAAGCTACCCCAACAGCAACTCTAGCAGTAAATAATTCTCCACTTACATATGATGGAACAGGGAAATCGGCTACAGTTTCAGTATCAAGTAGTTCTGTTCCAGGAAATGTCAATAGTATCCTTACTGGAGGAGTGGCTACTCAAACCAATGCAAGTACATATGCAGTTACGGCTAGCTTCATGCCTACCGATTCAGCAAACTATAATAGTTTAACAGGTTTGTCTGCGGGTAATTTTGTTATTGGTAAAGCCGCTTCGGTAACCACAGTTACAATCACAGGCGCACCATTTACTTATACCGGTTCGGCAATTGAGCCGGCTTCGGTTACCGTAACAGGAGCAGGAGGATTGAGTTTAACTCCAACTGCGAATTATGCAACTAACATTGATGCAGGAGTGAATACCGCTTCAGCAAGTTATACTTATGCAGGAGATGCAAATCACGAGTCAAGTTCAGACAGCAAAACCTTTACAATAGGTAAAGCCGCTTCTGTAACCACAGTTACAATCACAGGCGCACCATTTACTTATACCGGTTCGGCAATTGAGCCAGCTTCGGTTACCGTAACCGGAGCAGGAGGATTGAGTTTAACTCCAACTGCGAATTATGCAACTAACATTGATGCAGGAGTGAATACCGCTTCAGCAAGTTATACTTATGCAGGAGATGCAAATCACGAGTCAAGTTCAGACAGCAAAACCTTTACAATTGGTAAAGCCGCTTCTGTAACCACAGTTACAATCACAGGCGCACCATTTACTTATACCAGTTCGGCAATTGAGCCGGCTTCGGTTACCGTAACAGGAGCAGGAGGATTGAGTTTAACTCCAACTGCGAATTATGCAACTAACATTGATGCAGGAGTGAATACCGCTTCAGCAAGTTATACTTATGCAGGAGATGCAAATCACGAGTCAAGTTCAGACAATAAAACCTTTACAATAGGTAAAGCCGCTTCTGTAACCACAGTTACAATCACAGGCGCACCATTTACTTATACCGGTTCGGCAATTGAGCCGGCTTCGGTTACCGTAACAGGAGCAGGAGGATTGAGTTTAACTCCAACTGCGAATTATGCAACTAACATTGATGCAGGAGTGAATACCGCTTCAGCAAGTTATACTTATGCAGGAGATGCAAATCACGAGTCAAGTTCAGACAATAAAACCTTTACAATAGGTAAAGCCGCTTCTGTAACCACAGTTACAATCACAGGCGCACCATTTACTTATACCGGTTCGGCAATTGAGCCGGCTTCGGTTACCGTAACCGGAGCAGGAGGATTGAGTTTAACTCCAACTGCGAATTATGCAACTAACATTGATGCAGGAGTGAATACCGCTTCAGCAAGTTATACTTATGCAGGAGATGCAAATCACGAGTCAAGTTCAGACAATAAAACCTTTACAATAGGTAAAGCCGCTTCTGTAACCACAGTTACAATCACAGGCGCACCATTTACTTATACCGGTTCGGCAATTGAGCCGGCTTCGGTTACCGTAACAGGAGCAGGAGGATTGAGTTTAACTCCAACTGCGAATTATGCAACTAACATTGATGCAGGAGTGAATACCGCTTCAGCAAGTTATACTTATGCAGGAGATGCAAATCACGAGTCAAGTTCAGACAATAAAACCTTTACAATAGGTAAAGCCGCTTCGGTAACCACAGTTACGATCACAGGCGCACCATTTACTTATACCGGTTCGGCAATTGAGCCAGCTTCGGTTACCGTAACAGGAGCAGGAGGATTGAGTTTAACTCCAACTGCGAATTATGCAACTAACATTGATGCAGGAGTGAATACCGCTTCAGCAAGTTATACTTATGCAGGAGATGCAAATCACGAGTCAAGTTCAGACAATAAAACCTTTACAATAGGTAAAGCCGCTTCTGTAACCACAGTTACAATCACAGGCGCACCATTTACTTATACCGGTTCGGCAATTGAGCCGGCTTCGGTTACCGTAACAGGAGCAGGAGGATTGAGTTTAACTCCAACTGCGAATTATGCAACTAACATTGATGCAGGAGTGAATACCGCTTCAGCAAGTTATACTTATGCAGGAGATGCAAATCACGAGTCAAGTTCAGACAATAAAACCTTTACAATTGGTAAAGCCGCTTCTGTAACCACAGTTACAATCACAGGCGCACCATTTACTTATACCGGTTCGGCAATTGAGCCAGCTTCGGTTACCGTAACAGGAGCAGGAGGATTGAGTTTAACTCCAACTGCGAATTATGCAACTAACATTGATGCAGGAGTGAATACCGCTTCAGCAAGTTATACTTATGCAGGAGATGCAAATCACGAGTCAAGTTCAGACAATAAAACCTTTACAATAGGTAAAGCCGCTTCTGTAACCACAGTTACAATCACAGGCGCACCATTTACTTATACCGGTTCGGCAATTGAGCCGGCTTCGGTTACCGTAACAGGAGCAGGAGGATTGAGTTTAACTCCAACTGCGAATTATGCAACTAACATTGATGCAGGAGTGAATACCGCTTCAGCAAGTTATACTTATGCAGGAGATGCAAATCACGAGTCAAGTTCAGACAATAAAACCTTTACAATAGGTAAAGCCGCTTCGGTAACCACAGTTACGATCACAGGCGCACCATTTACTTATACCGGTTCGGCAATTGAGCCAGCTTCGGTTACCGTAACAGGAGCAGGAGGATTGAGTTTAACTCCAACTGCGAATTATGCAACTAACATTGATGCAGGAGTGAATACCGCTTCAGCAAGTTATACTTATGCAGGAGATGCAAATCACGAGTCAAGTTCAGACAATAAAACCTTTACAATAGGTAAAGCCGCTTCTGTAACCACAGTTACAATCACAGGCGCACCATTTACTTATACCGGTTCGGCAATTGAGCCGGCTTCGGTTACCGTAACAGGAGCAGGAGGATTGAGTTTAACTCCAACTGCGAATTATGCAACTAACATTGATGCAGGAGTGAATACCGCTTCAGCAAGTTATACTTATGCAGGAGATGCAAATCACGAGTCAAGTTCAGACAATAAAACCTTTACAATTGGTAAAGCCGCTTCTGTAACCACAGTTACAATCACAGGCGCACCATTTACTTATACCGGTTCGGCAATTGAGCCAGCTTCGGTTACCGTAACAGGAGCAGGAGGATTGAGTTTAACTCCAACTGCGAATTATGCAACTAACATTGATGCAGGAGTGAATACCGCTTCAGCAAGTTATACTTATGCAGGAGATGCAAATCACGAGTCAAGTTCAGACAATAAAACCTTTACAATAGGTAAAGCCGCTTCTGTAACCACAGTTACAATCACAGGCGCACCATTTACTTATACCGGTTCGGCAATTGAGCCGGCTTCGGTTACCGTAACAGGAGCAGGAGGATTGAGTTTAACTCCAACTGCGAATTATGCAACTAACATTGATGCAGGAGTGAATACCGCTTCAGCAAGTTATACTTATGCAGGAGATGCAAATCACGAGTCAAGTTCAGACAATAAAACCTTTACAATTGGTAAAGCCGCTTCTGTAACCACAGTTACAATCACAGGCGCACCATTTACTTATACCGGTTCGGCAATTGAGCCAGCTTCGGTTACCGTAACCGGAGCAGGAGGATTGAGTTTAACTCCAACTGCGAATTATGCAACTAACATTGATGCAGGAGTGAATACCGCTTCAGCAAGTTATACTTATGCAGGAGATGCAAATCACGAGTCAAGTTCAGACAGCAAAACCTTTACAATTGGTAAAGCCGCTTCTGTAACCACAGTTACAATCACAGGCGCACCATTTACTTATACCGGTTCGGCAATTGAGCCAGCTTCGGTTACCGTAACCGGAGCAGGAGGATTGAGTTTAACTCCAACTGCGAATTATGCAACTAACATTGATGCAGGAGTGAATACCGCTTCAGCAAGTTATACTTATGCAGGAGATGCAAATCACGAGTCAAGTTCAGACAGCAAAACCTTTACAATTGGTAAAGCCGCTTCTGTAACCACAGTTACAATCACAGGCGCACCATTTACTTATACCGGTTCGGCAATTGAGCCAGCTTCGGTTACCGTAACCGGAGCAGGAGGATTGAGTTTAACTCCAACTGCGAATTATGCAACTAACATTGATGCAGGAGTGAATACCGCTTCAGCAAGTTATACTTATGCAGGAGATGCAAATCACGAGTCAAGTTCAGACAGCAAAACCTTTACAATTGGTAAAGCCGCTTCTGTAACCACAGTTACAATCACAGGCGCACCATTTACTTATACCAGTTCGGCAATTGAGCCGGCTTCGGTTACCGTAACAGGAGCAGGAGGATTGAGTTTAACTCCAACTGCGAATTATGCAACTAACATTGATGCAGGAGTGAATACCGCTTCAGCAAGTTATACTTATGCAGGAGATGCAAATCACGAGTCAAGTTCAGACAACAAAACCTTTACAATAGGTAAAGCCGCTTCGGTAACCACAGTTACAATCACAGGCGCACCATTTACTTATACCGGTTCGGCAATTGAGCCGGCTTCGGTTACCGTAACCGGAGCAGGAGGATTGAGTTTAACTCCAACTGCGAATTATGCAACTAACATTGATGCAGGTGTTGATACCGCTTCAGCAAGTTATACTTATGCAGGAGATGCAAATCACGAGTCAAGTTCAGACAATAAAACCTTTACAATAGGTAAAGCCGCTTCTGTAACCACAGTTACAATCACAGGCGCACCATTTACTTATACCGGTTCGGCAATTGAGCCGGCTTCGGTTACCGTAACCGGAGCAGGAGGATTGAGTTTAACTCCAACTGCGAATTATACCAATAACATTGATGCAGGAGTGAATACCGCTTCAGCAAGTTATACTTATGCAGGAGATGCAAATCACGGGTCAAGTTCAGACAGTGAAGCATTTACGATTTTGCGAAAAGTTGCGAGTGTTTCACCAATAGTAAATACTAAAGTTTACGGTTCGATAGATCCTATATTGAGCGGTAATTTAGTTGGGTTTCTTTCTTCAGATGTAGTTACGGCTTCATACAGTAGAACTGCGGGTGAAACTGTTTTAGGCAGTCCATATATAATTAGTGCTGTTTTAAATCCAGCTTCAGTATTAAGTAATTATGACATTACTTATAACACAGCATCATTTGTAATTACTACAAAAGCTTTGGAAGGTTCATTCACTGCCAGTAATAAAATTTATGATGGGAATAATACTGCTACTGTTACTAGTCGCTCATTGATTGGAGTACTGACAACAGATCTTACAAATGTGAGTTTAGAGGGAGGTTCAGGTACTTTTGATACAAAACATGTTGGAACAGATAAGACAGTGACTTTAATTGGGGCTACACTTTCAGGTCCTGCTAAGGATAACTACAATTTAATTTCTTTGAATACAACTATAGCAAATATTAGTAAAAAAGAGGTTACAGTCACAGCAATAACTGACACTAAAGAATACGATGGTTATACTAGCTCATTAGCGGTTCCTACGATATCAGGAATTATTTCTCCAGATGTAATTATTACAATACCACTACAAGTTTATGATAACAAAAATGTAGGTACAAATAAAGTAATGACTGCTTCAGGCTTGACAATTAGTGACGGCAACGGCGGTTTAAACTACAGTATTAATTATATTAATAATACAACAGGAATCATAACAGATACTCAAAAACCAATAATTAGTTGCATATCGAATATGGAACTTGAAGTAAATAGTAATTTATGTACTTATACTAAACAAGGAACAGTTTGGAATGCAACTGCAACAGATAATTATGCGTTAAGTAGTGTAACTTATCAACTTACTGGAGTTACTATAGGTAGTGGTAATAGCCTTGATGGAGTAGTTTTTAATAAGGGAGAGACGATAGTTACTTGGACAGCTACAGATACTAGTGGGAACTCTGCTAGTTGTAGTTTTAAGGTAAACATTACTAGTTCTTTAAGTGCTACGACATCTATAAATAATAAACAATTGTATTTTGGTTTATCAACAGATCAAATTGCAACAATCACTACATTGCCAGCAGGGGGAACTGGTCCATACACCATTAAATATGAGTTGAATCGACCTATGGAATGTAATGTGAATGGAGGAAATGAAACTTTTACTGGAGAAGCAACAAAAACTAATTCAAGTTTAAATATGAATAACATTTGTAGTGCTACAGGTATTCCATCTGTAACTTCAACTGTTATTTCAACAGGTACTTATGCATTAACTGTAAAATTAATGAAAGACGCGATTATAACAGCAACAATTACTGATCGATTTGGTTGTAGTTTTATAACAACAACTCAAGTTTGGGCTGAAGATGTTCGTTGTTTTGCTGGAAAAAGTGGTAATGCAAAAGTTAAAATTTGCCACAAAACTAATAATAGTTGTAATGAAATTTGTGTAGATGAATCGGCAGTAGCGGCACATTTAGCACATGGAGATTTCTTAGGACCTTGTAATGCGAAATGTGAAGCACCTATTGCACATAGACCTCTTGTAATAGGGAAACAAGAAATAATTGATTTAGCTGAATTTGATGTAAAAGCCTATCCTAATCCATCAAACCATCAATTTACTATAGCGATTCAAGGTACTGAAGAAAAAGTGGAAATTTATGTTTACGATATGCTTGCAAGAATGATTAAAAGAATAGAAAAACCAAATGCGCAAAATGTTTTATTAGGAGAAGAATTGCCTTCTGGAGAATATCTATTGTTAATTAGACAAGGAAGCAACCAAAAAGCAATTAATGTTATTAAAAAATAA
- a CDS encoding sensor histidine kinase, translating into MYFYKKLSQISFLSRSYAFKFLFVAFIGIHIPLIGLLFFVLYGNFSISPNTILFFALLMTLLASGITLIILKQLIKPIEVASRALRNYKKEREVPELPIIYFDEAGFLMRNIQETIMEHEKFIVEKQDLVYLLSHDLKNFAGQPQLLARLILDANPTEEIKELAELIYQSSNQQFMYIENFLKLLKEQDAVLKTSPDSKTILFKPLIAAVETQVKQLLDIKKIKLIVSIDIQETTLLIEEELLIRVLVNLIDNAIKFSYSKSEVNLKVYSENAKLIISIADRGIGFNQNQIGELFKKFTKMSKLGTSNEGSTGIGLYLCRNIIEKNHGQLTATSEGQNKGATFTIIF; encoded by the coding sequence ATGTATTTTTATAAAAAATTATCTCAAATTAGTTTTCTTAGTAGAAGTTATGCTTTTAAATTTCTTTTTGTTGCTTTTATTGGCATTCATATTCCATTAATAGGATTGTTGTTTTTCGTTTTATATGGAAATTTCTCCATCTCTCCAAATACCATTTTGTTTTTTGCGCTTTTAATGACTTTATTGGCTTCTGGTATTACACTAATTATCTTGAAACAATTAATAAAACCTATAGAAGTGGCTTCAAGAGCTTTGAGAAATTATAAGAAAGAAAGAGAAGTGCCAGAATTGCCCATTATTTATTTTGATGAAGCCGGTTTTCTAATGCGTAATATTCAGGAGACGATTATGGAACACGAAAAATTCATTGTTGAAAAGCAAGACTTAGTTTACTTATTGTCTCATGATTTAAAAAACTTCGCAGGACAACCTCAATTATTGGCAAGGTTGATATTAGATGCAAATCCTACTGAAGAAATAAAAGAATTGGCGGAGTTGATTTATCAATCTTCCAATCAACAATTCATGTATATTGAGAATTTTTTAAAATTACTTAAAGAACAAGATGCCGTTTTAAAAACAAGTCCGGATTCAAAAACGATACTTTTTAAACCTCTGATTGCTGCTGTTGAAACCCAAGTGAAACAGTTGTTAGACATAAAAAAGATAAAATTAATTGTGTCAATTGATATTCAAGAAACCACACTTTTAATTGAAGAGGAGTTATTAATTCGGGTTTTAGTGAATTTAATCGATAATGCTATAAAATTTTCTTATTCTAAAAGCGAGGTTAATTTAAAGGTCTATTCAGAAAATGCAAAATTGATAATTAGTATTGCCGATAGAGGAATTGGTTTCAACCAAAATCAAATTGGTGAATTATTTAAAAAATTCACAAAAATGAGCAAGTTAGGAACTTCAAATGAAGGCTCTACTGGAATTGGGTTGTATTTGTGTCGAAATATAATAGAAAAAAATCATGGACAACTTACAGCTACTAGTGAAGGCCAGAACAAAGGCGCCACTTTTACTATTATTTTTTAA
- a CDS encoding CocE/NonD family hydrolase, whose translation MKKLLFIAFFAITTGVFAQDLTPSTVGEYYTKKEVSIKMRDGVTLFTAIYTPKDHSKKYPIIMQRTPYSCAPYGETQFKKSIGPSDTMMKEGYIVVYQDVRGRWMSDGLYDNMRAYIPNKKGKTQVDEASDTYDTIDWLVKNVGNNNGNVGVWGISYPGFYSTYSLLSNHPALKAVSPQACISDFFFDDFHHNGAYLLSYWKATPLFGIQKSEKTSKAWYQFPDMGTKDDYQFFLDQGPLTNLDKFYGKDNEFWQQLKDHSSYDDFWQKRGILQHLKDIKPAVMIVGGWFDAEDLYGPLNTYQAIEKSSKNYNTIVMGPWSHGDWARNTPAAVIGNIKFGDSISGFFQKNIEANFFRHFLKDNGKGENKLPEAYVFDTGVKDWKTYDVWPPKNAVKETYYLTQNKLSNVPQNDGGFQEFISDPKKPVPFTEDIYQKGITPRKYMTDDQRFAARRPDVLVFETEKLTEKTTLAGAILAQLQVSTSGTDSDWIVKVIDVFPKDEPETPEVAPYLKMSNYHMMVRSEVMRGRFRNSFIHPEPFVANEKTAVKIKLQDIMHTFKKGHKIQIQIQSTWFPFIDLNPQTYVDNIFYAKPEDFKKQTQRVYDDSKIIFSVLK comes from the coding sequence ATGAAAAAACTATTATTTATTGCATTTTTCGCAATTACTACTGGCGTTTTTGCCCAAGACCTAACGCCAAGTACAGTAGGAGAATACTACACTAAAAAGGAAGTAAGTATTAAAATGCGTGATGGTGTAACTTTATTTACTGCCATTTATACGCCAAAAGACCATTCTAAAAAATACCCAATCATTATGCAGCGCACGCCTTACAGTTGTGCGCCTTATGGAGAAACACAGTTTAAAAAGAGCATTGGCCCTAGTGATACCATGATGAAGGAAGGTTATATTGTTGTGTATCAAGATGTGCGTGGGCGCTGGATGAGTGACGGTTTGTATGATAACATGCGCGCTTATATTCCTAACAAAAAAGGGAAAACCCAAGTAGACGAAGCATCAGATACTTATGATACGATTGACTGGCTGGTGAAAAACGTGGGCAATAATAATGGAAATGTAGGAGTTTGGGGAATTTCGTACCCTGGATTTTATTCTACGTATTCGTTGTTGAGTAACCATCCTGCCTTGAAAGCAGTTTCGCCTCAGGCTTGTATTAGTGATTTCTTTTTTGATGATTTTCATCACAATGGAGCTTATTTATTGAGCTATTGGAAAGCAACTCCTTTGTTTGGAATTCAAAAATCAGAGAAAACGAGCAAAGCTTGGTATCAATTTCCAGATATGGGAACCAAAGATGATTATCAGTTTTTTCTAGATCAGGGTCCCTTGACTAACCTAGATAAATTTTATGGGAAAGACAATGAATTTTGGCAACAGCTAAAAGACCACAGTAGCTATGATGATTTTTGGCAAAAACGAGGTATTTTACAACATTTAAAAGACATCAAGCCTGCAGTTATGATTGTTGGAGGTTGGTTTGATGCTGAAGATTTGTACGGTCCTTTGAATACGTATCAGGCTATCGAAAAAAGCAGTAAAAATTACAATACGATTGTTATGGGGCCGTGGAGTCATGGCGATTGGGCTAGAAATACACCTGCTGCAGTGATTGGAAATATAAAATTTGGGGATAGTATTTCTGGTTTTTTTCAAAAAAATATTGAAGCCAACTTTTTTCGTCACTTTTTAAAAGACAATGGGAAGGGCGAAAACAAATTACCAGAAGCCTATGTTTTTGACACAGGGGTGAAAGATTGGAAAACCTATGATGTTTGGCCACCAAAAAATGCAGTAAAAGAAACGTATTATTTGACTCAAAATAAGTTGTCGAACGTACCACAAAATGATGGTGGATTTCAAGAATTTATCAGCGATCCAAAAAAACCAGTTCCTTTTACCGAAGATATCTATCAAAAAGGGATAACGCCAAGAAAATACATGACCGATGATCAGCGTTTTGCAGCGAGACGTCCTGATGTTTTAGTATTTGAAACAGAAAAATTAACGGAGAAAACAACTCTAGCAGGGGCTATATTGGCACAATTACAAGTGTCCACATCTGGAACCGATTCCGATTGGATTGTAAAAGTAATTGATGTGTTCCCTAAGGATGAACCGGAAACACCTGAGGTAGCTCCATATTTAAAAATGAGCAATTACCATATGATGGTGCGAAGTGAAGTAATGCGTGGCCGTTTTAGAAATAGCTTTATCCATCCAGAACCTTTTGTAGCTAATGAAAAAACAGCGGTGAAAATCAAATTACAAGATATAATGCATACGTTCAAGAAAGGACACAAAATTCAAATTCAAATTCAAAGTACTTGGTTTCCTTTTATTGATTTGAATCCGCAAACCTATGTTGACAATATCTTTTATGCCAAACCAGAAGATTTTAAAAAACAAACACAACGCGTGTATGATGATTCTAAGATTATATTTTCGGTTCTAAAATAA